Proteins from a genomic interval of Acanthopagrus latus isolate v.2019 chromosome 7, fAcaLat1.1, whole genome shotgun sequence:
- the LOC119023440 gene encoding cytosolic sulfotransferase 3-like, giving the protein MSEPGMKMDFPRPEMFDFQGVAMVHYFTDSWEKVQNFQARPDDVLIATYPKAGTTWGSLILDLLYFGKTSPERQTSIPIYDRVPFLEISIPSMKSGVDQAENLPTTPRIIKTHFPVQFVPKSFWEQNCKMVYVARNAKDNMVSYFHFDRMNVVQPAPGDWNSYFHRFMEGKLTFGSWYDHVSNWWKKKQTYSNIHYMFYEDMIEDTGREIDKLCSFLGLSPSAEEKKQIAGGVQFDNMKKNKMTNYSTIPVMDFKISPFMRKGKVGDWKNHFTVAQNEEFEEDYKKKMKDPTLHFRTEV; this is encoded by the exons ATGTCTGAGCCAGGGATG AAGATGGATTTCCCCCGACCGGAAATGTTTGATTTCCAAGGAGTCGCAATGGTCCACTATTTCACAGACAGCTGGGAGAAGGTCCAGAACTTTCAGGCCAGGCCAGATGATGTACTCATTGCAACATACCCCAAAGCAG GAACCACATGGGGCTCCTTAATTCTTGACCTGCTGTATTTTGGTAAAACGTCTCCAGAGCGCCAGACATCCATCCCAATCTATGACAGAGTGCCTTTCCTGGAGATCTCCATCCCGTCTATGAAATCAG GCGTTGACCAGGCAGAGAATCTCCCCACCACTCCTCGAATCATTAAAACTCATTTTCCAGTTCAGTTTGTGCCAAAGTCCTTTTGGGAGCAAAACTGCAAG ATGGTCTACGTGGCCCGCAACGCCAAAGACAACATGGTCTCGTATTTTCACTTTGATCGCATGAATGTGGTCCAGCCAGCGCCTGGAGACTGGAACAGCTACTTCCACAGGTTCATGGAGggaaaat TGACGTTTGGATCCTGGTATGACCATGTGAGCAACTggtggaaaaagaaacagacctACTCAAACATCCATTACATGTTCTACGAAGACATGATTGAG GACACTGGACGGGAAATAGACAAACTCTGCTCCTTTCTTGGTTTGTCTCCTTCGGCCgaggagaagaaacaaatcGCAGGCGGAGTGCAGTTtgacaacatgaagaagaacaaaatgaCCAATTATTCTACAATCCCGGTCATGGATTTCAAGATTTCTCCTTTCATGAGAAAAG GGAAGGTCGGTGACTGGAAGAACCATTTCACTGTGGCCCAAAATGAGGAGTTCGAGGAAGACtacaagaaaaagatgaaggaCCCCACACTTCATTTCCGCACTGAAGTCTGA